CTACCGGCTGGTGACCAGCGAGGGTGTCTCCACCTTCGAGGCGGACGGGCGTACGTTCCTCAAGGTCGAGCCGGAGGCGCTGCGACTGCTGGCCGCCGAGGCCATGCACGACATCTCCCACTATCTGCGCCCCGACCACCTGGCCCAGCTCCGCCGGATCGTGGACGACCCGGAAGCCTCGTCCAACGACAAGTTCGTCGCGCTGGACCTGCTCAAGAACGCCAACATCGCGGCGGCGGGCGTGCTGCCGATGTGCCAGGACACCGGCACGGCGATCGTCATGGGCAAGCGCGGCCAGAACGTGCTGACGGCGGGCGGTGACGAGGAGGCGCTGTCCCGGGGCGTGTACGACGCGTACACCAAGCTCAATCTGCGCTACTCCCAGATGGCCCCGCTGACCATGTGGGAGGAGAAGAACACCGGCTCCAACCTGCCCGCGCAGATCGAGCTGTACGCGACGGACGGCGGCGCCTACAAGTTCCTCTTCATGGCCAAGGGCGGCGGCTCCGCCAACAAGTCGTTCCTCTACCAGGAGACCAAGGCGGTTCTCAACGAGACCGCCATGATGCGCTTCCTGGAGGAGAAGATCCGCTCCCTGGGCACCGCCGCGTGCCCCCCGTACCACCTCGCGATCGTCGTCGGCGGCACCTCCGCCGAGTACGCGCTGAAGACCGCGAAGTACGCCTCCGCGCACTACCTGGACGAGCTGCCCACCGAGGGCTCGCCCACCGGGCACGGCTTCCGGGACACGGAGCTGGAGCAGAAGGTCTTCGAGCTGACCCAGCGGATCGGGATCGGCGCGCAGTTCGGCGGCAAGTACTTCTGCCATGACGTCCGTGTGGTGCGG
The nucleotide sequence above comes from Streptomyces clavuligerus. Encoded proteins:
- a CDS encoding fumarate hydratase — encoded protein: MPEFTYSDLLPLGEDTTPYRLVTSEGVSTFEADGRTFLKVEPEALRLLAAEAMHDISHYLRPDHLAQLRRIVDDPEASSNDKFVALDLLKNANIAAAGVLPMCQDTGTAIVMGKRGQNVLTAGGDEEALSRGVYDAYTKLNLRYSQMAPLTMWEEKNTGSNLPAQIELYATDGGAYKFLFMAKGGGSANKSFLYQETKAVLNETAMMRFLEEKIRSLGTAACPPYHLAIVVGGTSAEYALKTAKYASAHYLDELPTEGSPTGHGFRDTELEQKVFELTQRIGIGAQFGGKYFCHDVRVVRLPRHGASLPVAIAVSCSADRQAKAKITAEGVFLEQLEKDPARFLPDTTDEHLAESARSAGDAADVVRVDLNRPMDEVLAELTKYPVKTRLSLTGPLVVARDIAHAKIKERLDAGEEMPAYLKDHPVYYAGPAKTPEGYASGSFGPTTAGRMDSYVEQFQAAGGSKVMLAKGNRSKQVTDACAAHGGFYLGSIGGPAARLAQDCIKKVEVVEYEELGMEAVWRIEVVDFPAFIVVDDKGNDFFTEPAPAPTFTSIPVRGPGLG